A single genomic interval of bacterium harbors:
- the tsf gene encoding elongation factor Ts (EF-Ts; functions during elongation stage of protein translation; forms a dimer; associates with EF-Tu-GDP complex and promotes exchange of GDP to GTP resulting in regeneration of the active form of EF-Tu) yields MNIKITTEDVKKLRDKTGISVMQCKKALEEAEGDEQKALAILQSKGKEIASKKGERTLGAGIIASYIHSNGAIGAMVELSCESDFVAKNEEFKTLAYDIAMHAVALNPKFVSDAHIKDEDRTVITALFAEEVAKSGKPKNIQEKMLEGKLGTYFKEQTLLDQSFVKNPDITIKGLIDSAIQKFGERIEVARFTRFSVLGR; encoded by the coding sequence ATGAATATAAAAATAACAACAGAAGATGTAAAAAAACTTAGAGATAAAACCGGCATTTCCGTTATGCAGTGTAAAAAGGCTCTTGAGGAAGCAGAAGGCGATGAACAAAAAGCGCTTGCTATTTTGCAAAGCAAGGGAAAAGAAATTGCTTCAAAAAAAGGAGAACGAACACTCGGAGCTGGAATTATCGCATCCTATATTCACAGTAATGGTGCTATCGGTGCTATGGTGGAACTTTCTTGCGAGAGTGATTTTGTTGCAAAAAATGAGGAATTTAAAACTCTTGCATATGATATTGCAATGCATGCTGTCGCCTTGAATCCAAAATTTGTATCTGATGCCCATATTAAAGACGAGGATCGTACGGTTATAACAGCCCTCTTTGCCGAAGAAGTCGCAAAGTCTGGCAAGCCAAAGAATATTCAGGAAAAAATGTTAGAAGGGAAACTCGGTACGTATTTCAAAGAACAAACACTCCTAGACCAATCGTTTGTAAAAAATCCCGATATTACCATAAAGGGTTTAATTGATAGTGCGATACAGAAGTTTGGTGAACGAATAGAAGTGGCACGATTTACAAGGTTTTCGGTTCTCGGTCGCTAA
- the rpmE gene encoding 50S ribosomal protein L31 yields MKDIHPTYYPEAKATCACGKKFTVGSTMEKLEVEICSACHPFFTGEEKILDTGGRVEKFKKRQAAAKKK; encoded by the coding sequence ATGAAAGACATACACCCAACATACTATCCAGAGGCAAAGGCTACCTGTGCTTGTGGTAAGAAGTTTACCGTAGGATCCACCATGGAAAAACTTGAAGTGGAAATTTGCAGCGCATGCCATCCATTCTTTACCGGAGAAGAAAAAATCCTCGACACCGGCGGACGCGTTGAGAAATTTAAGAAACGCCAAGCTGCGGCGAAAAAGAAGTAA
- a CDS encoding 50S ribosomal protein L25, whose amino-acid sequence MLSLKSQARDSKMKPAFLRKQGLIPAVFYGPKAKTTSITIVQKEFRKIWREAGESSIVMLETPAGKVSTLIHDVQFDPVKSDPIHADFYVIEEGKEVEVHIPIEFTGVAPAVKELGAMLIKVLHEVNIKAMPKDLPHNLTVDVSSLVALESQILVKDINLPKGVTLITHADDVVVSVAAARKAEEEEVVAPIDLSAIEVEKKGKKEEEGAEGEAPATSSETKKETKK is encoded by the coding sequence ATGTTAAGTCTTAAATCACAAGCACGTGACAGCAAAATGAAACCCGCATTTCTTCGGAAACAGGGGTTGATTCCTGCTGTGTTCTACGGTCCCAAGGCAAAAACGACGTCTATTACCATCGTGCAGAAAGAGTTTAGAAAAATCTGGCGTGAAGCGGGGGAGTCTTCTATTGTTATGCTCGAAACCCCGGCGGGCAAAGTTTCAACGCTCATTCATGATGTTCAATTTGATCCGGTAAAAAGCGATCCGATTCACGCCGATTTCTATGTTATTGAAGAAGGTAAGGAAGTTGAAGTCCATATCCCCATTGAATTTACCGGTGTTGCGCCAGCAGTTAAAGAACTTGGTGCGATGCTTATCAAAGTCCTCCATGAGGTCAATATCAAAGCAATGCCGAAAGATCTTCCCCATAATCTCACTGTTGATGTTTCTTCACTTGTAGCACTCGAAAGTCAAATTTTAGTAAAAGATATCAACCTTCCTAAGGGTGTCACACTCATCACTCATGCGGACGATGTTGTTGTGTCAGTTGCGGCGGCTCGTAAAGCAGAGGAAGAAGAAGTGGTGGCACCCATTGATCTCTCAGCGATTGAAGTGGAGAAGAAAGGAAAGAAAGAAGAAGAGGGAGCAGAAGGAGAAGCCCCTGCAACATCTTCCGAAACGAAAAAAGAAACAAAAAAGTAA
- a CDS encoding four helix bundle protein, which yields MEDKKIEHFTDLNAWKEAHKFVLLVYHITENFPDKERFGLTNQLRRAAVSITSNIAEGFGRGTKNDKVHFYTIAKGSLFETQNQVYIGKDLKYLNQNQFLEFEQQADIVSRLITGLRRAAMDRK from the coding sequence ATGGAGGACAAAAAAATTGAACATTTTACTGACCTTAATGCGTGGAAAGAGGCACACAAATTCGTCCTTCTCGTCTACCATATTACCGAGAATTTTCCTGACAAGGAACGATTTGGTCTAACAAATCAATTGCGTCGTGCGGCGGTATCAATTACATCAAATATTGCAGAAGGATTTGGGCGCGGGACAAAAAACGACAAAGTACATTTTTACACCATTGCCAAAGGATCATTATTTGAAACTCAAAACCAAGTTTATATAGGAAAAGATCTCAAATATCTTAATCAAAATCAATTTCTTGAATTTGAACAACAGGCAGACATTGTTTCTCGGCTTATCACAGGCTTAAGAAGGGCTGCTATGGACAGAAAATAA
- the rpsB gene encoding 30S ribosomal protein S2 yields the protein MPLTKEKEINTELIEKMFKAGAHFGYSKSRRHPSAKPYIFGAKNSVEIIDLEKTQDLLITAREYVKSLAREGKKILFVGTKNESRSVVKEGAASIDMPYVEIRWIGGTISNFIQIKKRLAHLEDLMQKRDTGGLAMYTKKERLLFDREIERLLRKFEGLLSMKELPAAFFVVDSRKEHIAIQEARDKRIPIISVSNSDCNIKEVDYPILANDSSVASVKFFVEQIVSAYKEGRAGMETN from the coding sequence ATGCCGCTTACCAAGGAGAAAGAAATCAATACTGAACTTATCGAAAAAATGTTCAAAGCAGGAGCTCACTTCGGCTATTCGAAGTCGCGTCGTCACCCATCTGCGAAACCCTATATTTTTGGCGCAAAAAATAGCGTTGAAATTATCGATCTTGAGAAAACTCAAGACCTCTTGATTACGGCAAGAGAATATGTCAAATCGCTTGCGCGTGAGGGGAAGAAAATCCTATTTGTGGGCACTAAAAACGAAAGTCGTTCTGTAGTAAAAGAAGGCGCCGCTTCAATCGACATGCCGTATGTAGAGATTCGTTGGATTGGGGGAACTATCTCCAATTTCATACAAATCAAGAAACGCTTGGCTCACCTCGAAGATCTTATGCAGAAACGGGATACAGGCGGGCTCGCTATGTATACTAAAAAAGAAAGACTTTTATTTGATCGCGAGATCGAGCGTCTATTAAGAAAGTTTGAGGGACTTTTATCTATGAAAGAACTTCCTGCGGCATTCTTTGTTGTTGATTCTCGCAAAGAACATATTGCAATACAAGAAGCACGAGATAAACGTATTCCAATCATAAGTGTTTCTAATTCCGACTGTAATATTAAAGAAGTTGATTATCCAATCCTCGCGAATGACTCATCGGTCGCGAGTGTGAAATTTTTTGTTGAACAAATCGTTTCGGCATATAAAGAAGGACGAGCAGGGATGGAAACAAATTAA
- a CDS encoding RNA polymerase sigma factor: MITQKQKTRQQSVLAVAHHDYEKGLNAHAFFKIHDRAIGEDLVQDTFMKTWMYLVKGGKIDVMKAFLYHVLNQLIVDQYRKHKTTSLDILLEKGFEPSTGHSDSIFDVLDGRAALLLIQHLPEKYQKVMRMRFIQDLSLKEISLITGQSKNTIAVQVHRGLDKLKLLYDPA; this comes from the coding sequence ATGATCACCCAAAAACAAAAGACTCGACAACAAAGTGTCTTAGCCGTTGCGCACCATGATTATGAGAAGGGACTTAATGCTCATGCATTTTTTAAGATACACGACCGTGCAATTGGTGAAGATTTAGTACAAGATACTTTTATGAAAACGTGGATGTATCTTGTCAAAGGAGGGAAAATTGACGTGATGAAAGCCTTTCTTTACCACGTCCTTAATCAGCTGATTGTGGATCAATATCGGAAACACAAAACAACCTCGCTTGATATTCTTCTCGAAAAAGGGTTTGAACCGAGCACTGGCCATTCCGATAGTATTTTTGATGTACTCGACGGAAGAGCGGCACTTCTCTTGATTCAGCATCTCCCTGAAAAATATCAAAAGGTAATGCGCATGCGCTTCATACAAGATTTATCACTCAAAGAAATATCCCTCATCACGGGACAATCAAAAAACACTATTGCCGTGCAGGTGCATCGAGGACTCGATAAACTTAAACTGTTATATGATCCGGCATAA
- a CDS encoding GlsB/YeaQ/YmgE family stress response membrane protein produces MGIILWIIFGALVGWIASLIMKTDGEQGAVLNIVVGIVGAVIGGWIMSVVGESGISGFNLYSLLVALLGAVVLIAVVKALRRA; encoded by the coding sequence ATGGGAATAATTCTTTGGATCATCTTTGGTGCGTTAGTCGGTTGGATTGCTTCGCTTATCATGAAAACAGATGGAGAACAGGGTGCAGTGCTTAATATTGTTGTTGGCATTGTTGGCGCTGTCATTGGCGGCTGGATTATGAGTGTTGTTGGTGAAAGTGGAATAAGCGGTTTTAACCTTTACAGTTTATTGGTCGCACTTCTCGGAGCCGTCGTCCTTATTGCTGTCGTAAAAGCGTTGCGACGCGCGTAG
- a CDS encoding PCRF domain-containing protein has translation MVDLEKYKKSNKTLYFAQEYERLSREEKSLQDLTEKDLEMKALAVEEIEGLKAQKNNLLAQMDEILATSEKEEQESPRKLVLEVRAGTGGEEAAIFAEDLAMMYEKYAVQKGWDFKKLDESRSELGGYKEASFEIDGLGAYDLLQYETGVHRVQRIPATEKSGRIHTSTASVVIMPVRDFKNTEINPADLEMEFSRSGGAGGQNVNKVETAVRIIHKPTGLAVRCTSERSQLKNREKAMSILVAKIELAEREQEHKKLSAERKQQIGTGDRSEKIRTYNILQDRITDHRIKKSWSNIEKIFAGYLDPILESFGEEILKAQDSPQD, from the coding sequence ATGGTTGATCTTGAAAAATATAAAAAAAGCAACAAAACGCTCTATTTTGCACAGGAATATGAGCGGCTTTCGCGTGAAGAAAAGTCGCTTCAAGATCTTACCGAAAAAGATCTTGAAATGAAAGCACTTGCAGTCGAAGAAATCGAAGGGCTCAAGGCGCAAAAAAATAATCTTCTTGCACAAATGGACGAAATTCTTGCCACATCGGAGAAAGAAGAACAGGAGTCGCCTCGAAAACTTGTTCTTGAGGTACGCGCGGGAACTGGGGGAGAAGAGGCGGCAATTTTTGCCGAAGACCTTGCGATGATGTATGAAAAATATGCCGTGCAGAAAGGCTGGGACTTCAAAAAACTCGATGAGTCGCGAAGCGAGCTTGGGGGATACAAAGAAGCATCGTTTGAAATTGACGGCTTGGGCGCGTACGATCTTTTGCAATATGAAACAGGGGTTCATCGCGTACAGCGTATTCCCGCAACAGAGAAATCCGGCAGAATACACACCTCCACCGCCTCCGTTGTGATCATGCCCGTGCGAGACTTTAAAAATACTGAAATCAATCCAGCCGATCTCGAAATGGAATTTTCCCGTTCAGGGGGCGCCGGTGGACAAAATGTAAATAAAGTTGAAACCGCAGTGCGTATCATCCACAAACCGACGGGGCTTGCGGTGCGATGCACGAGTGAGCGAAGCCAGCTTAAAAACCGCGAAAAAGCCATGTCCATCCTTGTCGCAAAAATTGAATTGGCAGAGCGCGAGCAGGAACACAAAAAACTTTCGGCAGAACGAAAACAACAAATTGGAACCGGAGATCGTTCAGAAAAAATAAGGACGTACAACATACTCCAGGATCGTATCACCGACCACAGAATCAAAAAATCATGGAGTAATATCGAGAAAATCTTCGCCGGATATCTTGACCCGATCTTGGAGTCTTTTGGCGAGGAAATTCTTAAGGCACAGGATTCTCCACAAGATTAA
- a CDS encoding PAS domain-containing protein: MKTNKKGVAQTLEPVRADFVERLWEESWTYIKTVVDVVREPVLILDKDLRVMAANESFYRMFQVELKDTEGKVVYELGNGQWNISSLRKLLEDILPKNTFFKGFEVAHEFPFIGRKVIILNARQIHPREDTTSGIFPPIILLAMEDVTDMMVVAETLASHANHIEAKHTARTDKLEVHIGKLEKQINELKNRS; encoded by the coding sequence ATGAAAACAAATAAAAAAGGTGTTGCACAAACTCTTGAGCCTGTCAGGGCTGATTTTGTCGAGCGGTTGTGGGAAGAAAGCTGGACTTATATTAAGACAGTTGTAGATGTCGTGCGCGAGCCGGTGTTAATTCTCGATAAAGATCTGCGTGTAATGGCAGCCAACGAATCTTTCTACCGGATGTTCCAAGTAGAACTAAAAGATACCGAAGGTAAGGTTGTGTATGAACTCGGAAATGGTCAGTGGAATATCTCCTCTCTGCGAAAACTTCTTGAGGACATTCTCCCTAAAAATACCTTTTTTAAGGGTTTTGAAGTTGCGCATGAATTTCCTTTTATTGGACGCAAGGTAATAATCTTAAATGCCCGCCAGATTCATCCGAGAGAAGATACCACTTCAGGAATATTTCCGCCCATCATCCTGCTTGCGATGGAAGATGTCACAGACATGATGGTGGTAGCCGAAACGCTTGCCAGTCATGCAAATCATATAGAAGCTAAACACACAGCTCGAACAGATAAACTAGAGGTCCATATTGGAAAGTTAGAAAAACAAATTAATGAGCTTAAAAATAGGTCATAA
- a CDS encoding D-glycerate dehydrogenase, translating to MKVYVTRKIPQRGIEMLREKGYEVDVSEKDGVLTKDELIAALRAKPYDAVLSLLTDPIGKEIFDAAPNAKIFSNYAVGFNNIDVLEAKARGIMITNTPGVLTETVAEHAFALILAMTSRIVEADAFTRAGKYTGWAPLMLLGTDISHKTLGILGAGRIGSRVAHHGKHGFDMNIIYYDVKRNEEIEQTTGASYRDTPEAVLKDADVVSIHVPLLDSTKHLINKERLAMMKPSAYIVNTSRGPVIDEVALVEALRNNVIKGAALDVFENEPKLAPGLAELSNVVITPHIASATEETRSKMSEMAAQAIIDALEGRKPVNLVS from the coding sequence ATGAAAGTATATGTAACAAGAAAAATTCCGCAGCGAGGAATTGAAATGTTGAGAGAAAAAGGATACGAAGTTGATGTAAGCGAGAAAGATGGCGTGCTCACGAAAGACGAACTTATTGCCGCGCTTCGCGCGAAGCCCTATGATGCAGTGCTCTCGCTTCTCACCGACCCTATCGGCAAAGAAATATTTGATGCGGCTCCGAACGCTAAAATATTTTCAAATTACGCGGTGGGGTTTAATAATATCGATGTTCTGGAAGCAAAGGCGCGCGGAATCATGATCACCAACACACCGGGCGTTCTTACGGAAACGGTTGCCGAACACGCATTCGCCCTAATCCTTGCTATGACCTCGCGTATTGTTGAGGCAGATGCATTTACGCGCGCGGGCAAATATACCGGCTGGGCTCCTCTGATGTTGCTTGGCACGGACATCTCACACAAAACACTTGGAATCTTAGGCGCGGGGAGAATCGGTTCACGTGTCGCGCATCACGGGAAACATGGTTTTGATATGAATATCATTTATTACGATGTAAAACGCAATGAAGAAATCGAACAAACGACCGGTGCATCATATCGCGATACCCCTGAAGCGGTGTTGAAAGATGCTGATGTGGTGAGCATTCATGTGCCACTTCTTGATTCAACGAAACATCTCATTAATAAGGAACGTCTCGCCATGATGAAGCCATCGGCATACATCGTCAACACTTCACGCGGACCGGTAATCGATGAAGTCGCGCTCGTGGAAGCGCTTCGAAACAACGTCATCAAAGGCGCGGCACTTGATGTGTTCGAGAATGAGCCAAAATTGGCGCCAGGACTTGCGGAACTTTCTAATGTAGTGATCACGCCTCACATCGCCTCCGCAACCGAAGAAACCCGTTCAAAAATGTCTGAAATGGCGGCACAGGCGATCATTGACGCACTTGAGGGAAGAAAGCCGGTCAATTTGGTTTCATAA
- a CDS encoding lytic murein transglycosylase: protein MFLQHTSRKKFLDIIIISILVLLAASFISYERALAQATSGDVLSRRAQLEAELSGIEKDIESQRKILAEKQREGVSLERDIAILDAEISKAKLSVKARTINIKNIEEDIGLKSNTIGNLSDKINREIASLAQLLRKADEIESSSLVEVVLSSTSISEFFADVDAFEAIKSSLSNSINAVEADKVATEREKNNLEEKKSEELSLRQVQELEKKRLEQNEIQKQQILKVTKGKEKEYQTVLKSKEKSAASIRSELFTLQGSKAIPFEKALLLANRVLAKTGVRPAFLLGIIAEESNLGQNVGTGNWKVDMKAPRDTEPFLKITAALGLDPDKMPVSKKAWYGYGGAMGPAQFIPSTWVGFQDRIASLTGHNPPNPWDPEDAFMAAGMYLSDNGASTKVAKDERYSALCYLAGCKNAQKSSYAFYGDDVMELATKYQRQIDILQGN, encoded by the coding sequence ATGTTCTTGCAACACACATCACGCAAAAAATTTTTAGACATAATAATTATTTCCATACTCGTGCTCTTGGCGGCAAGCTTCATTTCTTATGAACGCGCTTTAGCACAGGCGACTTCGGGAGATGTTCTGTCACGTAGAGCACAGCTTGAGGCAGAGCTTTCCGGCATTGAAAAGGATATTGAATCCCAACGAAAAATTCTTGCAGAAAAACAGCGCGAGGGGGTTTCTCTTGAACGCGATATTGCAATTCTTGATGCCGAGATCAGTAAAGCGAAGCTTTCTGTTAAGGCTCGTACTATAAATATTAAAAACATTGAGGAGGACATAGGGTTGAAATCAAATACGATTGGCAATTTATCCGATAAGATTAATCGCGAAATCGCTTCGCTTGCGCAACTTCTTCGGAAGGCTGATGAAATTGAATCATCTTCGCTCGTTGAAGTCGTTCTCTCCAGCACGAGTATTTCTGAATTTTTTGCAGATGTAGATGCATTTGAAGCAATAAAAAGTAGTCTCAGCAACTCAATTAATGCTGTAGAGGCTGACAAGGTGGCAACCGAACGCGAAAAAAATAATTTGGAGGAAAAAAAATCTGAAGAGTTGTCATTGCGCCAAGTTCAGGAACTTGAAAAGAAACGACTTGAGCAGAATGAAATCCAAAAACAGCAGATTCTTAAGGTTACTAAAGGTAAGGAAAAAGAATATCAAACAGTTCTTAAATCAAAAGAAAAAAGTGCAGCTTCGATTCGAAGTGAACTTTTTACCCTTCAGGGTTCCAAAGCAATTCCGTTCGAAAAAGCACTTCTGCTTGCTAATCGCGTGCTCGCAAAAACTGGTGTACGTCCTGCATTCCTCCTTGGTATTATCGCGGAAGAGTCAAACCTCGGACAAAATGTGGGAACAGGGAACTGGAAAGTGGATATGAAGGCTCCGAGAGATACCGAACCATTTTTGAAGATTACTGCGGCTCTCGGACTCGACCCCGATAAAATGCCGGTATCAAAAAAAGCATGGTATGGGTACGGGGGTGCAATGGGACCCGCGCAATTTATTCCCTCCACATGGGTGGGATTTCAAGACCGAATCGCAAGCCTTACAGGGCATAACCCCCCCAATCCATGGGATCCAGAAGACGCATTTATGGCAGCAGGAATGTATCTTTCTGACAATGGTGCTTCTACTAAGGTTGCAAAAGACGAACGATATTCTGCGCTCTGCTATCTTGCTGGATGTAAAAATGCCCAAAAATCATCGTACGCATTTTATGGCGATGATGTCATGGAACTCGCAACAAAATATCAGCGTCAAATCGATATCTTGCAGGGAAATTAA
- a CDS encoding PfkB family carbohydrate kinase: protein MNDDLDFIAIGDITTDAFIRIKQAHVHQTDGEQDQELCLVNGSKIPYEFVKIIPAVGNSANAAVAAARLGLRSALVADVGGDEHGKEDLDALKTNGVITNFVKIHADKTSNYHYVLWYKAERTILIKHEEYEYKLPDIGTPKWIYFSSVGENSLPYHKEIAEYVRNHSSIKLAFQPGTFQIKLGYEMLKELYELTEIFFCNKEEAQIILKTKEENPAKLAQMVEKLGPKISVITDGPKGAYVYDGTNTWFMPTYPDPAPPYERTGAGDAFASTFTSALALGKSIEDALRWGPINSMSVVQKIGAQEGLLFQNDLLEYLKTAPADYQPKKL from the coding sequence ATGAACGACGATCTCGACTTTATAGCGATTGGTGATATCACTACCGATGCATTTATCCGCATCAAACAAGCACACGTGCATCAAACTGACGGTGAACAAGACCAAGAATTGTGCCTCGTGAACGGCTCAAAAATCCCCTATGAGTTTGTAAAAATTATCCCCGCGGTCGGCAATAGTGCAAACGCGGCGGTTGCCGCCGCACGACTAGGACTGCGCTCCGCGCTTGTGGCGGATGTAGGTGGTGATGAGCATGGCAAAGAAGATCTCGACGCCCTTAAGACAAACGGTGTTATCACTAATTTCGTGAAAATTCATGCCGACAAAACGAGTAATTATCACTATGTTTTGTGGTATAAGGCGGAACGCACCATCCTCATTAAACATGAAGAATATGAATACAAGCTTCCCGACATAGGAACCCCAAAGTGGATCTATTTCAGCTCTGTTGGCGAGAACTCACTTCCCTATCACAAAGAAATCGCAGAATATGTACGCAATCATTCTTCAATTAAACTCGCGTTTCAACCAGGAACGTTTCAGATAAAACTTGGATATGAAATGTTAAAAGAACTCTATGAACTCACTGAAATATTTTTCTGCAATAAAGAAGAAGCGCAAATAATTCTTAAAACAAAGGAAGAGAATCCTGCGAAACTCGCGCAGATGGTGGAGAAGCTTGGTCCTAAAATTTCCGTCATTACTGACGGACCAAAGGGCGCGTATGTCTACGACGGCACAAATACGTGGTTCATGCCCACGTACCCTGATCCGGCACCTCCTTACGAACGCACCGGTGCGGGCGATGCATTCGCTTCGACATTCACCTCGGCACTTGCACTTGGCAAGAGCATTGAAGACGCACTCCGTTGGGGACCAATCAACTCAATGTCTGTCGTCCAAAAGATCGGCGCACAGGAAGGGTTGCTCTTCCAGAACGACCTTTTGGAATATTTAAAAACCGCCCCAGCAGACTATCAGCCCAAGAAACTTTAA
- a CDS encoding class II fructose-bisphosphate aldolase yields the protein MKTLREVINEAESNHVAIGHFNISNIEGLWAIFHAARNLNLPVIIGLSEGERDFVGVKQAVALVKSLREEFDYPIFINADHTYSFERVQEAVDAGFDAVIFDGAKLSLAENITIAKQCVEYARSKNPEIIVEGEMGYIGTSSKVLDAIPEGVDLSEGALTNPAEAAQFVKETGVDLFAPAVGNIHGMLRNVHDPRLNIKRVHEIKEAVKVPLVLHGGSGTVDQDFTDAINSGVGIVHINTEIRVAYRDAVKKFVEEHPDEVAPYKIMKSVVSAMEKVITERLRLFNHM from the coding sequence ATGAAAACATTACGAGAAGTCATCAATGAGGCAGAATCAAACCATGTTGCCATCGGTCATTTTAATATCTCAAATATCGAAGGGTTGTGGGCGATTTTCCACGCGGCACGCAACCTCAACCTTCCGGTCATCATCGGGCTTTCAGAAGGGGAACGGGATTTTGTTGGAGTGAAGCAGGCGGTTGCGCTGGTGAAAAGTCTTCGCGAAGAATTTGATTACCCAATCTTTATCAACGCCGATCATACGTACTCGTTTGAACGCGTACAAGAGGCGGTGGATGCAGGATTTGATGCGGTTATTTTCGACGGTGCGAAACTTTCTCTTGCTGAAAATATAACAATCGCTAAACAGTGTGTGGAATATGCAAGAAGCAAAAATCCGGAGATTATTGTCGAGGGAGAGATGGGATACATTGGCACGTCATCAAAAGTTTTGGATGCGATTCCTGAAGGAGTGGATCTTTCCGAGGGAGCGCTCACTAACCCCGCGGAAGCGGCACAGTTTGTAAAAGAAACAGGTGTTGATCTTTTTGCGCCTGCGGTAGGGAACATCCATGGGATGCTTCGGAATGTTCATGATCCCCGTCTCAATATCAAGCGGGTTCATGAGATTAAGGAAGCGGTAAAAGTCCCTCTCGTGCTTCACGGGGGTTCTGGGACAGTCGATCAGGATTTCACGGACGCCATTAATTCCGGTGTTGGTATTGTGCATATTAATACGGAAATTCGGGTTGCCTATCGAGACGCGGTCAAGAAATTTGTAGAAGAACATCCCGATGAAGTTGCCCCGTATAAGATCATGAAAAGTGTTGTGAGCGCGATGGAGAAGGTTATAACGGAGCGGCTTAGGTTGTTTAATCACATGTAA
- a CDS encoding YggT family protein — protein MDSFNSPSTKPLYRGTQIVWYILGLIEVLLVFRFVLRLLAANPDAGFTSFIYGVTYIFAAPFLNVFGVTQVAGSVFEWTTLLAMFVYWVLAVGIIKLFLMGKTVSTPEAAVELNKQERN, from the coding sequence ATGGACTCATTTAATTCTCCAAGTACGAAGCCACTCTATCGAGGCACGCAAATTGTTTGGTACATTTTGGGTCTTATTGAAGTGCTGCTTGTCTTTCGGTTTGTGTTGCGGTTATTGGCGGCAAATCCTGATGCCGGTTTCACTAGTTTCATTTATGGAGTAACCTATATTTTCGCCGCTCCATTTCTTAATGTCTTCGGTGTTACACAGGTGGCAGGCAGTGTTTTTGAGTGGACGACGCTTCTGGCGATGTTTGTGTACTGGGTGTTGGCTGTCGGCATTATTAAATTATTTCTTATGGGGAAGACAGTGTCGACGCCTGAAGCCGCGGTTGAATTAAACAAGCAAGAACGTAATTAA
- a CDS encoding VPLPA-CTERM sorting domain-containing protein yields the protein MNALKVFFLILLAVVFSHTASAATVNVAPGKEVGVNTPISNVSYWAGVLVLNIDGMEMPGMSIFPIGPTSEGYITCSDCAFYTYDDVASGNPAVVLGSAEYSKGVIAFGSALSDYHAGNSKWTAVWNEIVWMAMWESLPGTNLKEFIDPSAETPMTYLDLYNSSIAPGLVSDYDWSYNNTRVLASPSHQIAPLLVDVSSSTSTQPVPIPTALLLFGSGLIGLGAVARRKNI from the coding sequence ATGAATGCGCTCAAAGTGTTCTTCTTGATATTACTTGCTGTTGTGTTTTCACACACGGCCTCTGCTGCAACCGTTAACGTAGCGCCCGGTAAGGAAGTCGGCGTAAATACTCCGATAAGTAATGTTTCGTACTGGGCTGGGGTACTTGTGCTTAATATTGACGGCATGGAAATGCCGGGAATGTCAATATTTCCCATTGGTCCAACGTCGGAAGGGTACATCACTTGTTCCGACTGTGCTTTCTACACATACGACGACGTAGCATCTGGAAACCCCGCGGTGGTTCTTGGGTCAGCAGAGTATAGCAAGGGAGTTATCGCCTTTGGCAGTGCTCTCTCAGATTACCATGCAGGGAATTCAAAATGGACCGCCGTATGGAACGAAATTGTATGGATGGCTATGTGGGAGTCTTTGCCGGGAACAAATCTGAAAGAATTTATAGATCCCTCGGCAGAAACACCAATGACGTATCTCGATCTATATAATAGTTCAATTGCTCCAGGGTTGGTTTCAGATTACGACTGGAGTTACAACAACACTAGGGTACTCGCATCTCCATCGCATCAAATCGCTCCCCTATTGGTTGATGTTTCCTCGTCTACATCTACACAACCAGTGCCGATTCCAACAGCACTTTTACTCTTTGGATCCGGACTCATCGGACTCGGAGCAGTAGCACGGAGAAAAAATATATAA